CGCCGACGGAAGCGGCAAAACAACGTTGTCCAATGAACTTGCATCCGTGATTCAGGACCGGCCTGTTGTGACTATTCACCTGGATGACTTCCTCAACCTTCAGGAAGTCCGCCACCGGCGAGGACGCACATCGCCGGTAGGGTTCTGGCTGGACACCTACGACTACGCAGCCTTTCAGGAAAACGTTCTGACTCCGCTGCGAGGAGGCGGGGACGGAATATATTGTCCCGGAGTCACGGATGCCCGGCAGAACCACCGAATTGAGTTGCCTCGACGGGAAGCGCCGGAGGACGCGTTGGTGCTGGTCGAGGGGATGTTCCTCCACCGGGACGAGTTAATGGGCCAGTGGGACTACTCGATCTTCCTCGATGTCCCCTTCACTGAAACTGCACGCCGAATGTCCATACGGGACGGCGGCAACTCTGACCCCGAACATCCATCAATGCGCCGTTATGTCGGCGGCCAACGCCTCTACTTCGAGAACGCGGAGCCGTGGTCGCGCGCAACCAGAGTTATCGATAACACCCGTCCGGACGAGCCCAGGCTCATATGCGTCACCGAGGCATCCCAGAGCCGACGCTGACGGCGGTGTGGGGCGGCCACGGCTTTTGATGCCACACCCGCCCCACAGAAAAGCTACTTTTCGCAGCCGATCCCGTCGCCGTCCGAGTCGAGCTTGTAGATATCCGAGCCAATGACCGTCACGGGACCCCGAACATACGCGGGACCATTGCCCTTGCCGCCTGCGCAGTCGACATCCGAAGCTATGGGAACGCAGCCGCTGTAGTTCGGATCGCAGCCACTCTGGGCTTGTGGTGCCGGGGCCTGTGCTTTGGGAACTACTGCGGCTGCCGCCTTGTCAGCAGCCGCCTTAGCTGCCGCGGCTTGTGCAGCAGCGGCCTGATCCGCAGCTGCATTGTCTGCAGCGACTTTGTCGGCCGCGGCCTTATCAGCAGCTGCTTTATCGGCGGCGGCCTTGTCCGCTGCAGCCTTAGCTGCGGCCTCGGCGGCGCGCTGATCCGAAAGTTTCCGTGCGGTTGCTGAGTCCAACCACACCAATTTTCCGGATTGATCCATGCCACAAACATAGGTGTCACCGGCACCAACCTGCGTAGCCTTCTCTGTTGTGCAGGTTGTTCCGGCGACCTTGCTCGGAGTTGGTGTCGGTGTTGACGATGGCGAGGACTTGGAGGTGCTTACCGAGCTGGCGGAGGTTGCGGACCCTTGTCCGCAGGCCGTCAGCAGGACAACAACAGAGCCTAAGGCGATCAGTGCAAGCGATTTACTGCCTTGAGCCAAGGAAGACTTGCGCCGGAAATGCCTATTTTTGGACGTGCGAATAGCACCCTTTTTCAATGTAATGCCCCCTTTTTGATGCGCCGATGCGGTGGCGCGTGCTGCGACCATAACACCCGGCTGATCAGCAAAGGGAGTGGAAGTTATCTATGACTTTGCATGGAGCGAAAGTTACGATGACTGCTTCCGCGCCATCCATGCATCAAGCCCGTGCGTGCTTCCGCCGCGCAGGCAGGTTACCAGTGCCTTCCGCGGAGAGCGCGGCACCCGTCCCCAGCCCGCGGAACGTCCACCCTGCGCTCCGCCAAGCCTCAGCGTCCAGTACGTTGCGAGCGTCCAGCACCATCCGGCGTCGTACGAGTGATCCGGCTACCGAAGGCGACAGCGAGACGTATTCGTCCCATTCCGTGAGCAGCAGCACCAGCTCGGCACCTTCCAGGGCGCGTTTGGTGGATGCCTCGAAGCGGATTTGTGGGTAGCGGATCCAGGCATTGTTGATGGCTTTGGGGTCGGTGACGGTGACGTGCGCGCCGGCGGACGCGAGTTGTTGCGCCACGTCCAGGGCGGGGGAGTCGCGGATGTCGTCGGTGTCGGGCTTGAACGCGGCGCCGAGGATGGTCACGGTGCGGCCGGAAAGGAAGCCGCGGCACATCTCGCGGGCGACCTCTACGGCGCGGGAACGTTGATCCAGGTTCACCGAATCAACCAAGGCCATCCACTCATCCACCGACGGCACCGAAAGATCACGAGCCTGCGCCCGGAAGGACCTGATGTCCTTGGGCAGGCAGCCGCCGCCAAAGCCCAACCCGGCGTGCAGGTAGCGATTGCCGATGCGCGGGTCCAGCCCCATCGCCTCACTGAGCTCGCTTACGTCCGCGCCCGACGCGTCGCAGAGCTCGGCCATCGCGTTAATGAAGCTGACCTTCGTAGCCAGGAACGCGTTCGACGCGGACTTGATCAGCTCCGCGGTCGCGAAATTGCAGACCCGGCGCGGGATCCCCGCGCTGATCAAGGGTTCGTACACGGCATCCAGCACGGCGGTGACCGGGAGCCCGGCAGCGGCATCCTTGCCACCCGGGACGCCGTAAACCAGTCGGTCCGGAACCAACGAATCCTTGACGGCAGTCCCTTGGCGCAGGAACTCGGGGTTCCAGCCGAGCAGCACGTCGGAGCGTCGTGCCAGCAGCTCGCGCAGCTTCTCCACCGTGCCTACCGGCACCGTCGATTTACCGACGACGGCGGCCCCCTTGGCCAGGTGCGGCAGGAGGCTCTTCGTGGCGCCCATCA
This Paenarthrobacter sp. GOM3 DNA region includes the following protein-coding sequences:
- a CDS encoding uridine kinase, with protein sequence MELLAAELVDLPSGRRLIAVDGADGSGKTTLSNELASVIQDRPVVTIHLDDFLNLQEVRHRRGRTSPVGFWLDTYDYAAFQENVLTPLRGGGDGIYCPGVTDARQNHRIELPRREAPEDALVLVEGMFLHRDELMGQWDYSIFLDVPFTETARRMSIRDGGNSDPEHPSMRRYVGGQRLYFENAEPWSRATRVIDNTRPDEPRLICVTEASQSRR
- a CDS encoding UDP-glucose dehydrogenase family protein, with the translated sequence MKISVIGCGYLGAVHAATLASMGHTVVGIDVDSSKVEQLNKALAPFHEPGLDELLRDGRTTGRLEFTTDFSLAADAQVHFLCVGTPQSKTSDTADLSYLMGATKSLLPHLAKGAAVVGKSTVPVGTVEKLRELLARRSDVLLGWNPEFLRQGTAVKDSLVPDRLVYGVPGGKDAAAGLPVTAVLDAVYEPLISAGIPRRVCNFATAELIKSASNAFLATKVSFINAMAELCDASGADVSELSEAMGLDPRIGNRYLHAGLGFGGGCLPKDIRSFRAQARDLSVPSVDEWMALVDSVNLDQRSRAVEVAREMCRGFLSGRTVTILGAAFKPDTDDIRDSPALDVAQQLASAGAHVTVTDPKAINNAWIRYPQIRFEASTKRALEGAELVLLLTEWDEYVSLSPSVAGSLVRRRMVLDARNVLDAEAWRSAGWTFRGLGTGAALSAEGTGNLPARRKHARA